Part of the Juglans regia cultivar Chandler chromosome 14, Walnut 2.0, whole genome shotgun sequence genome, TCATGCGGGCGCTACATCAGCTAGGGAGAACTGTCATTAGGCCTACAAACATAGATGGGGTCCATCCTTACATTACAGGGAACCCACACAATTATCCATGGTTTGaggtattttataatttttttatttgtttttttattaatagcattatattaatttaagctttcatgatatcaaaatatttactaactaaTGTACTGCGTTATATGATAATGGTTTTGCAGAAATGTCTTGGTGCGATGGACGGAACCATGATTGACGCTGCTGCACCAACTAGACTGAGTAACGCATATAGAAATCATCGTGGTCGAATCGCACAAAATGTGTTGTGCTTATGTGACTTCGATATGAAGTTCACGTATGTATATACTGGCTGGGAGGGAACAGCCCATGATGCTCGAGTATTCTTGGATGCTTTGAGTCGATCTCCGAATAAATTTCCTTGGCCACCACAAggtaaataattgttttttttttaaacagttcAGTTGACATGCCGTTGACCAAGTTGGTAATTAGAAACTATTTTGAGCGGCATTACTTCCAATTGTGTTggtaatttttctaattttgtagGCCATTATTACCTTGTTGATTCTGCATTTCCATGCATTGAGAAGTTTATGCCTCCGTATCCACGAGAAAGGTATCATAGATCTGATCGTTATAGCGGTCGTCAATTCCGAGgctataaagattattttaactTCCGTCATTCATCCCTACGCAATATTATTGAGCGTACATTTGCGCTACTGAAAAATCGGTTTCAAATATTAAATGCGATGCCTCGATATCGGCCTACCAGGCAAGGGATGCTTGTTACCGCATGTTGTACATTGCACAACCTTATTAAAACGATAACGCCAAATGATGAGTTTATTCAGGCTGCATTGGCGCTTCAGTTGAGTGAAGAAAATATGGATGCGGCCGACGACTTGGGCGAAACCTCTGAGGTGGTTGACATGTCCCATGAGTCAGCTGGAGTTATGGCAGCACAGAGAGATGGGATTGCAATCCCTATGTGGGAAGATAGGTTTGGGGAATGATTGCGTATTGCCTTTGAAAAAGTCTGGATGGTTTtgtagtatttaaattaaaactatttgGTATAAGTGTATTTGCCAAGTGTGATATGTACTCTATTTGTTTGTGAACGGCACTCTTTACATGATgtatgtttttcatattttgtcttTAATGAAGTTATGCGTGTCCCAGCAAGTCACGCATATGCAAGATGttccatcatatttttttttcttgtgttttattttttttatggtggattctcatttgttttcaagGTAAATCGAATCTGCAAGatgttgtttaattttttatggtggATTCATTTTTGTTCTAATCTAATATGATAATAAAACGGATTATAGGCGAAACTTTACTCCAGCTACATAGATGAAGTAGCAGTGTAGATATAGCTTTACCTAAAAATCACGAATTCATGTAATACTTGTACCGAAAAAGGAAGTTTGTGGCAGAGTGTGGAGGATTATTCGATCACTTTGCCAGCCAAACTAGTCTTTTGTCTGCTGTGTATACTCGGGATGGAATATCATAGGCTTGTGGTGGCACTTTCACATTTGAAAGATTACTCGATGCACATAAATGAAGTGGCTGTGTAGGTAAATCAGTCCACCTTCTTACCATAAATCACCATTTCACCTATTAATTATCCAGAGAAAGGCAGTTTGTGTCATATCTGAGTGGAGGTAGTCAATTTAAGGATGATTCGATCACTTCCGAAAGAGGCACTGCAACCTTTTGAGTATTTACAAAATGTGTTGTGTCTTTATTCATATAATGGTGAACAACCATTATATGAGCAGAACAAAAGCACGGGTCTGGCAGTAAAACAAAAATTCATGAATGCTACTGGTTCCATGGGTAAGTCTATAGCTTTAATTCAACTACAACAATTATCATCTGATACAAGATGCATGTAATGAAGCTAGCttgcattatttttgttttgtagtgAGAGTTTTTACAAGCATCCAGGAAAGAACACCCCAAGAAATGGCCTCCTTGTAATAGACAAATAAATACAACAGTTCTCAAAAAAGGGTGCACATATAACTACACTTAATTGTTAATAGTAACACCAGTAATTATGTAAAATGTATGACATGTAAATCATTTAGGTAGCATTAAATGATTTACATTATCATTAAGCTTCTCAAATTTAACAGTACATAATAATGCAAGCAATAATACCAAAGATGTGATCAAGGCAATGTTGTACTTCCTCTTCATTGATTGGAACTTGGCAGCTTCTATTCTTGCACGTTCAGCCTTCACCCTTTCATTCCTTTGATCTGCTAATTCCAAGGTGCGCTGACAACAAACTGGTAGCGACCTTGCAAGATCAACCCATTGGAAGAATCCACACTGGTTTTCCCCCTTGTAATATCGACAATTAAAAAACCGCCTCCCAAAACTGTTGCTCTTGGCCGAAGTCCGCAGTTTGGAGGGAATCCCACAATAGCATAGAGGTCTTTGTCCGTATACCAGCTCATCTTCTGGCCTCATAGGATGAGCGCAGTTTATGGACACACCGCTACTCGTTGCCATGGTTCTTGCATACAAAGTATAAACCAGAAAGAAAGCAAGAGATAGGGTCAAGTTTCTCATCTCACTGCGAAGGAGAATAAAGGCAGACAGCTCACAAGAAGCTGGCCTTTCACACTGCCCACCAGAATTTATAATGCTGATTTTATACAGGGAAATGCatactcttaaatatataaCAGCATAATATAGGTTGGTATTCGTGAATGGCGGTCAGAATATTATAACATCAACATGGATCTTGgaaactataaaaatatgttgcGGGTGACAAACTCTATTGAGCAGTTCCATGGGTTGACGAGTGCCTTTGTTTGGCATGGTCAGGAAAGCTGTGTCTATTTGAAGTTGTACCTACTTGAAATGTAGTTACTAGGATAAACCTCCTAGTAACCCTTTCCCAACCAAACAAACTAGTCATTAAcctcaacaatattattttcccATAAGAGCTGATTCACATGGTGACTAATGGAATTCAAAGACAATGTGGAACGAAAAGCTGAACAATTGCAACAATATAGAAATAGGTTTTGGAAAGTTAATTGCAGTTGTTAACGTATCACTTgactatattttttgtattaattatgaCAACCCCTCTCTGCCCCTTAAGGTGGACGTTGGATGTTGCAACAACAAATGTTTTCACCCCGTCCGTATGAGAGTACTATACTTGAGAATGGAGAATGATAGAAGCCCAACATAACGTAACAATTATTTTAACCATGTTAATCTCCATATATTGGAGTGGAAGCAGTCACAAGAGATGAGATCAAAACACAGGAGATACACCCAACAATTTTGGGCGAAATGTATTGACAGAAACAGCAGATACACCCGTCTCCACCTCGTGCGAGAATCCAATCAACCCCCAAAATACATAACTCCAAACACCCTTACTGATTTGGACCACAACTACGCACAAGTATTTAGCAAAATTACGGGATCAGCAATGAAATCGAACACACAGCCAACCAGTAGGCACTACCATATGTACAACAGGGGCATTTAGCAAAATCATTTAAACCATTGTGTGTTCGATCCTGACCATTGACACTATA contains:
- the LOC108998449 gene encoding protein ALP1-like, producing METNSEIEDSSSSRTRTSESDDPMATYQSSGDEAATQEVNIVYMMWMASQLSSPRVLIPEHNIGLRGNQYIDSVLNGNPRTCRTMFRMEVPAFRYVCDLLRQSFIMDPTERVTVEESLGMFCLLVGHAQGQRIVGDRFQHSSETINRHVKTVMRALHQLGRTVIRPTNIDGVHPYITGNPHNYPWFEKCLGAMDGTMIDAAAPTRLSNAYRNHRGRIAQNVLCLCDFDMKFTYVYTGWEGTAHDARVFLDALSRSPNKFPWPPQGHYYLVDSAFPCIEKFMPPYPRERYHRSDRYSGRQFRGYKDYFNFRHSSLRNIIERTFALLKNRFQILNAMPRYRPTRQGMLVTACCTLHNLIKTITPNDEFIQAALALQLSEENMDAADDLGETSEVVDMSHESAGVMAAQRDGIAIPMWEDRFGE